The proteins below come from a single Aegilops tauschii subsp. strangulata cultivar AL8/78 chromosome 6, Aet v6.0, whole genome shotgun sequence genomic window:
- the LOC141025884 gene encoding uncharacterized protein — MAPRAGEGARRSLPQQWPEGVEGVQPHRDLFRATTKRSHEAEFELVETKEAVVAEEEGVAAWLKADKEDLFRACTSITLGNGQKTLFWHDNWTGDGPLKLLAPELYKIASRKNRSITLLPDHEDTIHWNLTTSGTYSAASAYGAQFLGSYSRFDTTKVWSANAEPKCKFFAWLALHRRTLTADMLAVRGWPHEPRCLLCLQQPETATRLCKDCPFTVAVWDQVNTWTLEGVPISGFLPEPGNVSDWWDKTLNSQTNRVRKRRSGRIIYTIWSIWKERNRRVFTGQRRTHREVTALALDAINQRDLAFAGSLPTAGIG, encoded by the exons ATGGCGCCACGTGCAGGCGAGGGAGCACGGCGCTCTCTCCCGCAACAGTGGCCGGAGGGCGTGGAGGGTGTTCAACCGCATCGGGACCTCTTTAGGGCAACCACCAAACGTTCCCACGAGGCGGAGTTCGAGCTCGTCGAGACAAAGGAGGCGGTTGTGGCCGAAGAAGAAGGCGTCGCCGCGTGGCTCAAGGCGGACAAGGAGGA CCTCTTTCGCGCATGCACCTCGATTACGCTGGGAAATGGGCAGAAGACACTGTTCTGGCACGACAACTGGACCGGGGACGGTCCGCTCAAGCTTCTTGCTCCAGAGCTCTACAAGATTGCCTCTAGAAAGAACAGATCG ATCACCCTCCTCCCTGACCACGAGGACACCATTCACTGGAACTTAACCACCTCGGGGACATACTCGGCTGCCTCTGCCTACGGCGCGCAGTTCCTTGGCTCCTACTCACGTTTCGACACGACCAAGGTCTGGTCCGCAAATGCTGAGCCCAAGTGCAAGTTCTTTGCTTGGCTAGCTCTACACAGAAGAACCCTCACTGCGGATATGCTGGCTGTGAGGGGATGGCCTCACGAGCCCAGATGCCTGCTTTGTCTTCAGCAGCCAGAAACAGCAACTCGCCTCTGCAAAGACTGCCCCTTCACGGTCGCGGTCTGGGACCAGGTGAACACTTGGACTTTAGAAGGCGTTCCAATCTCGGGCTTCCTCCCGGAGCCAGGAAACGTGTCAGACTGGTGGGACAAGACTCTCAATTCACAGACCAATCGTGTGCGCAAGAGGCGCAGTGGAAGAATCATTTACACGATATGGTCCATATGGAAGGAGCGAAATAGGCGGGTGTTCACTGGACAAAGGCGGACGCATCGCGAGGTGACCGCTCTAGCCCTAGACGCAATCAATCAGCGCGACCTGGCGTTTGCTGGCAGCCTGCCAACCGCAGGCATTGGTTAA